Within Candidatus Alcyoniella australis, the genomic segment GGCAGCTCACGGACAAGATCGAGGACGCGATCCAGCTTGGGGCCGAGCGCATCGTGGCCGTGGTCTCCCCGGGCTCCGTAGCCGGGGTCAACGGCACGGTCACTGCCGGCAGCGGCAACTCCGGCGATGCTGTTTTTGCGGCCGCGGGCACGCCCAAGAGCAAGTA encodes:
- a CDS encoding DUF2586 family protein — encoded protein: MVWGGVEEHKTAGDLTGQITDVTGSLLAVGPCESGETSLLYYFGPHSNVRGSLGEGQLTDKIEDAIQLGAERIVAVVSPGSVAGVNGTVTAGSGNSGDAVFAAAGTPKSK